From Bacillus pumilus, one genomic window encodes:
- a CDS encoding alkaline phosphatase: protein MSVLKSSKTKIAAVAAASVLSIGIFSGIEFGQADKAEAKKKPKNDVQNVIVLIGDGMGTPYLSTYRSFKHNGDLSKQTAFDPYLTGMHKTYPNDSKSNITDSAAAGSAMATGKKTYNNAIGVNKNGKKLKTVLEEAKRKGKSTGLVVTSELTNATPAAYAAHDVSRKNTAAIADDFFDEKIGKQHTVDVMLGGGLVDFVRKDRDLTKEFKQAGYDYVTNKDALQKNKNQKVLGIFADGGLDKAIDRDKKTPSLQDMTSSAIKQLSKNKKGFFLMVEGSQIDWAGHDHDIVSAMSEMKDFEKAFEEAIRFAKKDKNTLVITTADHSTGGLSFGADGSGSWDYKPVKAAKKTPDFIANKIVSGMPVESALKQYIDLEFTKEEIASIQKASETKDAVKIDDAIEEVINMRSHTGWTTSGHTGDEVPFFAYGPTSQKLKGLMENTDQAKHIFKLLNHQ from the coding sequence ATGAGTGTGTTGAAAAGCTCGAAAACGAAAATCGCTGCAGTAGCGGCAGCATCTGTGCTATCGATTGGCATTTTTTCAGGGATTGAATTTGGACAGGCTGACAAAGCAGAGGCTAAAAAGAAGCCAAAAAATGACGTGCAAAATGTGATCGTGCTGATCGGGGATGGCATGGGAACTCCTTATCTTTCAACTTACCGTTCATTTAAACACAACGGAGACCTTTCAAAACAAACAGCGTTTGACCCTTACCTCACTGGCATGCACAAAACATACCCTAACGACTCTAAAAGCAATATCACCGATTCTGCCGCAGCTGGCTCAGCAATGGCAACTGGTAAAAAGACTTACAACAATGCGATCGGTGTAAATAAAAACGGCAAAAAATTAAAAACAGTTCTAGAAGAAGCAAAACGGAAGGGAAAATCTACGGGACTTGTCGTGACATCTGAATTAACAAATGCCACCCCTGCTGCGTATGCGGCTCACGATGTATCGAGAAAAAATACAGCTGCCATCGCTGATGATTTCTTCGATGAAAAAATCGGAAAACAGCATACAGTCGATGTCATGCTTGGCGGAGGTCTTGTCGATTTTGTCCGGAAGGATCGTGATTTGACAAAAGAATTCAAGCAAGCCGGATATGATTATGTCACCAATAAAGATGCCTTACAAAAAAACAAAAATCAAAAGGTGCTAGGCATTTTTGCTGACGGTGGTCTTGATAAAGCGATTGATCGTGATAAAAAGACCCCTTCCCTGCAAGACATGACGTCCTCAGCCATTAAACAGCTGTCTAAAAACAAAAAAGGATTTTTCCTTATGGTTGAAGGCAGCCAAATTGACTGGGCTGGACATGATCATGATATTGTCAGTGCAATGAGTGAAATGAAGGATTTTGAAAAAGCATTTGAAGAAGCCATTCGTTTTGCAAAAAAGGATAAAAATACGTTAGTCATCACCACTGCCGATCATTCAACTGGCGGACTTTCCTTCGGAGCAGACGGCTCGGGCAGCTGGGATTACAAACCGGTAAAAGCAGCGAAAAAGACGCCTGACTTTATTGCAAACAAAATTGTCAGCGGCATGCCTGTTGAGTCAGCGTTGAAACAATATATCGATCTTGAATTTACAAAAGAAGAAATAGCCTCCATTCAAAAGGCTTCTGAAACAAAGGATGCTGTTAAGATTGATGATGCGATTGAAGAAGTGATCAACATGAGATCACATACAGGCTGGACAACATCAGGTCATACGGGTGATGAAGTTCCATT
- a CDS encoding C40 family peptidase, with amino-acid sequence MKKQLITAASAVLLGTTLFAGAASAQSVKVQKGDSLSVLAKKYKTSVSKIKSDNKLKSNTIYVGQTLKVNGTSSKKTTKTSKTTTKVKAASATATHKVVKGDTLSKIGKKYGMTVKELKSLNKLKTNLIKIGQKLKVKKTSKKVKTTPVKEKTVSASSLNTSKLVADAKAHNGTPYRWGGTTPKGFDCSGFMWYIINKQKKISRQTTEGFWGSMKSVSTPKVGDFVFFTTYKSGPSHMGVYIGNNKFIHAASDGVTISNMNSSYWKPIYLGAKTFVN; translated from the coding sequence ATGAAAAAACAATTGATCACAGCTGCAAGTGCAGTTCTACTTGGGACGACATTATTTGCCGGAGCTGCCTCAGCACAATCAGTAAAAGTTCAAAAAGGTGACTCTCTTTCTGTTCTAGCGAAAAAATACAAAACAAGTGTGAGCAAGATTAAATCAGACAATAAGCTAAAATCTAACACGATTTATGTTGGACAAACTTTAAAAGTAAATGGTACTTCCTCAAAAAAAACTACGAAAACATCAAAAACAACAACAAAAGTAAAAGCGGCGTCAGCGACAGCTACTCATAAAGTTGTGAAAGGTGATACATTATCTAAAATCGGCAAAAAGTACGGCATGACTGTAAAAGAGCTGAAATCGTTAAATAAACTCAAAACAAACCTTATCAAAATTGGGCAAAAGCTAAAGGTCAAAAAGACATCTAAAAAAGTGAAGACAACACCTGTTAAAGAAAAAACAGTTTCTGCTTCTTCTTTAAACACGTCTAAGCTTGTAGCAGATGCTAAAGCGCACAATGGCACACCATATAGATGGGGTGGAACGACACCAAAGGGTTTTGATTGCAGCGGGTTTATGTGGTATATCATTAACAAACAAAAAAAGATTTCAAGACAAACAACTGAAGGTTTCTGGGGATCAATGAAAAGCGTATCAACACCAAAGGTTGGCGATTTTGTGTTCTTTACAACATATAAATCGGGTCCATCTCACATGGGTGTCTACATTGGGAACAACAAGTTTATTCATGCTGCTTCTGATGGTGTGACGATCAGTAATATGAATTCAAGCTACTGGAAGCCGATTTACCTTGGAGCGAAAACATTTGTGAACTAA
- a CDS encoding IS1182 family transposase: MFHTRNSSQHEAEFVLLDQLVEEDHLLRKIDQYIDFSFIVDKVKPYYSENKGRPSLDPLILFKMMFIGYLYGIRSERQLEKEIYYNMAYRWFLGLNINDPVPHHSTISWNRRTRFKDTTIFQDIFDEIVLQAINHDMVGGRVLFTDSTHLKANANKHKYTRKTIEQDTQNYINELEEAIQEDRVAHGKKPLKVKEEVKTKKDIRQSMTDPESGYLYRENKPEGFFYLDHRTTDMKYNIITDAHVTPGNIHDSIPYLDRLDHQIARFGFQVEAVALDSGYLTTSICKGLSDRHIFGVIAHRRFHPTRGLFEKWKFQYDSESDHYICPNGEKLLYTTTDRKGYRFYKSDPKKCVSCPFLESCTRSKNHQKVISRHVWEEHKEKIRQNRLSASGKELYKKRKEKIERSFADSKQLHGLRYCRLRGKQNVSEQVLLTAACQNMKKIATHLAKLG, encoded by the coding sequence ATGTTCCACACTAGAAATTCTTCTCAGCACGAAGCCGAATTTGTATTGCTAGATCAACTGGTCGAAGAGGATCACCTGCTTCGTAAAATTGATCAGTACATTGATTTTTCATTTATCGTAGATAAAGTAAAACCGTATTATAGTGAGAATAAAGGTCGCCCTTCTCTTGATCCACTTATTTTGTTCAAAATGATGTTTATCGGATACCTGTACGGTATCCGTTCTGAAAGACAACTTGAAAAAGAAATTTACTATAACATGGCGTATAGATGGTTTTTAGGTTTGAACATCAATGACCCCGTTCCTCATCACTCGACCATTAGCTGGAATCGTCGTACTCGATTTAAAGATACAACGATTTTTCAAGATATTTTTGATGAAATTGTGCTTCAAGCCATCAATCATGATATGGTAGGAGGCCGCGTTCTTTTTACTGATTCAACTCATCTTAAAGCCAATGCCAATAAACATAAATATACGAGAAAAACGATTGAACAAGATACCCAGAACTATATAAATGAATTAGAAGAAGCGATCCAAGAAGATCGGGTGGCACACGGAAAAAAGCCCTTAAAGGTAAAAGAGGAGGTGAAAACGAAAAAAGACATTCGTCAAAGTATGACTGACCCTGAGAGTGGCTATCTTTATCGTGAAAATAAACCGGAAGGCTTTTTCTACCTAGACCACCGTACAACGGATATGAAGTACAATATCATCACGGATGCCCATGTCACGCCCGGCAATATCCATGATTCTATTCCGTATCTTGATCGATTGGATCACCAAATCGCCCGATTTGGTTTTCAAGTAGAAGCTGTTGCCCTTGATTCTGGTTATTTGACAACCTCAATCTGTAAAGGTTTATCGGATCGCCATATTTTTGGTGTCATCGCACATAGACGCTTTCATCCAACAAGAGGATTATTTGAGAAGTGGAAATTTCAGTATGATTCTGAATCTGATCACTACATATGCCCAAATGGCGAGAAGCTATTATATACGACAACTGATCGAAAAGGTTATAGGTTCTACAAATCAGACCCTAAAAAATGCGTATCGTGTCCTTTCCTTGAGAGCTGTACAAGATCGAAAAATCATCAAAAAGTGATCTCAAGACATGTATGGGAGGAACACAAAGAAAAGATCAGACAAAATCGTCTGTCTGCCTCTGGAAAAGAGCTATATAAAAAAAGAAAAGAAAAAATAGAGCGAAGCTTTGCAGATTCAAAACAACTGCACGGGCTTCGCTACTGTCGGTTGAGGGGAAAACAAAACGTGAGTGAGCAAGTTCTCCTCACAGCTGCGTGCCAGAACATGAAGAAGATTGCCACACACCTAGCGAAGCTAGGCTAG
- a CDS encoding anti-sigma factor, with amino-acid sequence MNEEFNKRWEQYNNGEMNEEEMMAFEEELEENEKRLSQELNDSDWTDFSISPEKQKAILQYGKRKSYLRISVLAVISTLIILPLCTLGSYLYYGVGGAESKGNHFMETAAVTVALTKPNVAIDMKDLKGQVKLFGMNTELKLQKQIGNKTEAIGSEQIEMFFDKLKQPTISYYGDSARDTEDFFTHPSAQPDASKKQTLTTLDKLPEGTVSEVYVSYDKAYTPKDVYSFAKKYDMKVLWNAIKTEDSLSGNQRPIGFPGKDSEFLKELQHTSKTEVDQFKDALAYVDQHPTWAKTISGRPELDLSNRIRYINQNGVTIYGSVITGPSKEIEKFVKTKRIKTAKVSEVELWNW; translated from the coding sequence ATGAATGAAGAGTTTAACAAGCGATGGGAACAATATAATAATGGTGAGATGAACGAGGAAGAAATGATGGCGTTTGAAGAAGAACTTGAAGAAAACGAAAAACGCTTAAGTCAGGAACTGAACGACTCGGATTGGACAGATTTTTCCATCAGTCCTGAAAAGCAAAAAGCCATCTTACAATACGGAAAAAGAAAGTCTTATTTACGGATTTCCGTGCTTGCTGTCATATCGACACTCATTATTTTACCGCTTTGTACATTAGGAAGTTATCTATACTACGGTGTTGGCGGAGCAGAGAGCAAAGGGAATCACTTCATGGAAACAGCCGCTGTCACCGTCGCTTTGACGAAACCAAACGTGGCGATTGATATGAAGGATTTAAAAGGCCAAGTCAAGCTTTTTGGGATGAACACCGAATTGAAGCTGCAAAAACAAATTGGCAATAAAACAGAAGCCATTGGCAGTGAACAAATCGAGATGTTTTTCGATAAATTAAAGCAGCCTACCATCTCTTATTATGGTGACAGCGCACGCGATACGGAGGATTTCTTTACCCATCCTTCGGCGCAGCCAGATGCATCAAAAAAACAAACACTCACTACTTTAGACAAGCTTCCTGAAGGAACAGTCAGTGAAGTGTATGTATCCTATGACAAAGCTTATACACCAAAGGACGTTTATTCCTTTGCTAAAAAATATGATATGAAAGTGCTCTGGAATGCGATTAAAACAGAGGATTCATTAAGCGGGAATCAGCGGCCAATCGGCTTCCCTGGGAAAGACTCTGAATTCTTAAAAGAGCTTCAGCACACATCAAAAACAGAGGTAGATCAATTTAAAGATGCCCTTGCTTATGTCGATCAGCACCCAACCTGGGCAAAAACGATCTCTGGCAGACCTGAACTGGATCTGTCAAACCGAATACGCTATATCAACCAAAATGGTGTCACGATTTATGGCTCTGTGATCACAGGTCCTTCGAAAGAAATCGAGAAATTTGTGAAGACAAAACGCATTAAAACGGCAAAAGTGAGCGAGGTGGAATTATGGAATTGGTAA
- a CDS encoding sigma-70 family RNA polymerase sigma factor — protein sequence MTIDEIYQMYMNDVYRFLLSMTKDKHLAEDLLQETFMRAYIHIHSYDHSKVKPWLFQVARNAFIDYVRKHKKEVTISDDLIGGLLQTSVQSPAEQVEIKEVLNMYLEQLPDNYKEALTLYYLKELNYKEASKVMNITEANFKSVLFRARQRLKALYNRGVNDE from the coding sequence GTGACGATCGATGAAATTTATCAAATGTATATGAACGATGTTTACAGGTTTCTGCTCTCCATGACAAAAGACAAACATTTGGCAGAAGACTTATTGCAGGAAACCTTTATGCGTGCTTATATACATATTCATTCCTACGACCATAGCAAAGTGAAACCTTGGTTATTTCAGGTGGCACGAAATGCTTTTATTGATTATGTCAGGAAACATAAAAAAGAAGTGACCATATCGGATGATCTAATTGGCGGCCTTTTACAAACGTCTGTACAAAGCCCTGCTGAACAGGTTGAAATAAAAGAAGTCCTCAACATGTATTTAGAGCAGCTTCCAGATAACTACAAGGAAGCGTTGACATTGTATTATTTAAAAGAACTGAATTACAAGGAAGCATCCAAGGTCATGAATATTACTGAAGCAAATTTTAAAAGTGTTTTATTTCGTGCAAGGCAGCGCCTAAAAGCACTTTACAACAGAGGTGTTAATGATGAATGA
- a CDS encoding lysophospholipid acyltransferase family protein translates to MYKFSGYTIKVLFSLRGGIKVYQKENLPTDRGFVIACTHEGFVDVLALGAGILPFEIHYMSKKELFANKWIGGFLKKIHAFPVDRENPGPSSIKTPIKLLKEGKIVGIFPSGTRTTEDVPLKRGAVTIAQLGKAPIVPAAYKGPSNAKSLFKKGKMRLIIGEPIEQSEFEHLPPKERLGAMTEVLNTRIKELEAQLMEKA, encoded by the coding sequence ATGTATAAATTTTCAGGCTATACCATCAAAGTATTATTTTCTCTCCGAGGCGGAATCAAAGTATATCAAAAAGAGAATCTGCCAACGGATCGGGGGTTTGTCATTGCATGTACACATGAGGGTTTTGTGGATGTTCTTGCATTAGGCGCAGGGATTCTTCCGTTTGAGATCCACTACATGTCGAAAAAAGAATTGTTTGCAAATAAATGGATCGGTGGATTTTTAAAGAAGATTCATGCCTTTCCAGTTGATCGAGAGAATCCTGGGCCAAGCAGTATTAAAACGCCCATTAAATTATTAAAAGAGGGGAAGATCGTTGGGATTTTTCCAAGCGGAACACGTACAACAGAGGATGTACCTTTAAAAAGAGGTGCGGTCACCATTGCCCAGCTCGGTAAAGCGCCAATCGTTCCAGCAGCGTACAAAGGACCGTCCAATGCGAAAAGTCTTTTCAAAAAGGGGAAAATGCGCTTAATTATCGGTGAACCGATTGAGCAGTCAGAATTTGAGCATCTGCCGCCAAAAGAACGGTTAGGTGCCATGACGGAAGTATTAAACACGAGAATTAAAGAACTTGAAGCTCAATTAATGGAAAAGGCATAA
- a CDS encoding hemolysin family protein — translation MDIVNLLIVALLIALTAFFVASEFAIIRLRSSRIDQLIAEGNKTAVAVKHVTTHLDEYLSACQLGITITALGIGWLGEETIAHMLAPLFVELSIPQSASSIVTFIIAFSIMTFLHVVVGELAPKTLAIQKAEQVSLLFARPLMIFYKVMFPFIWVLNGSARLLTKAFGLQQVSEHDMAHSEEELRIILSESYKSGEINQSEFKYVNKIFEFDDRLAKEIMIPRTEVVSFPHDITIEEMLKVTKVEKYTRYPIEDGDKDNMIGVLNIKEVLTACISGECSTSDTIEKFVNPIIHVIETVPVHDLLLKMQRERVHMAILSDEYGGTAGLVTVEDILEEIVGEIRDEFDIDEINEVRKLGEDHYIFDGKVLVDQVNLLLGTQLDNEEVDTIGGWFLTQKYEVEKNDTIREQGYEFIINEVDGHHVVYIEVKKLNEQLAEAAEEGAS, via the coding sequence TTGGACATAGTTAATTTACTTATAGTTGCTTTGCTTATAGCTTTAACCGCATTTTTCGTAGCATCAGAGTTTGCGATCATTCGCTTAAGAAGCTCAAGAATTGATCAGTTAATCGCAGAAGGTAATAAAACAGCAGTTGCTGTCAAGCATGTCACGACTCACCTTGATGAGTATCTGTCGGCCTGTCAGCTCGGTATTACCATTACCGCCCTTGGTATTGGTTGGTTAGGGGAAGAAACAATTGCGCACATGCTTGCTCCACTATTTGTAGAGCTGTCCATTCCTCAATCAGCTAGTTCTATTGTCACTTTTATTATTGCGTTTAGTATTATGACGTTTTTACACGTTGTGGTTGGAGAACTTGCACCAAAAACACTCGCCATTCAAAAGGCGGAGCAAGTATCTCTTCTTTTTGCTAGACCGCTCATGATTTTTTACAAAGTGATGTTCCCGTTTATCTGGGTATTAAATGGATCTGCTCGTTTGTTAACAAAAGCGTTCGGTCTTCAGCAAGTTTCTGAGCATGACATGGCGCACTCTGAAGAAGAATTGCGGATTATTTTATCAGAGAGCTATAAAAGCGGCGAAATTAACCAGTCTGAATTCAAATATGTAAATAAAATTTTTGAATTTGATGACCGTCTGGCGAAAGAAATTATGATTCCTCGTACTGAAGTTGTCAGCTTCCCTCATGATATTACCATTGAGGAAATGCTGAAGGTGACCAAGGTAGAGAAATATACACGTTATCCAATTGAAGATGGCGATAAAGATAACATGATTGGTGTTCTGAACATTAAAGAGGTTCTCACTGCCTGCATTAGCGGTGAGTGTTCTACAAGTGATACAATCGAAAAGTTTGTCAACCCGATTATTCATGTGATTGAAACAGTTCCTGTACATGATTTATTGCTCAAAATGCAGCGTGAACGTGTACACATGGCGATTTTATCAGATGAATACGGCGGTACAGCAGGTCTTGTGACTGTAGAAGACATTCTTGAAGAAATCGTCGGTGAAATTCGTGATGAATTCGATATTGATGAAATCAACGAAGTTCGTAAACTTGGAGAAGACCATTACATCTTTGATGGAAAGGTTCTAGTTGACCAAGTCAACCTGCTCTTAGGTACGCAGCTTGATAACGAAGAGGTCGATACGATCGGCGGATGGTTCCTTACACAGAAATATGAAGTTGAGAAAAATGACACCATTCGTGAACAGGGCTATGAATTTATCATTAATGAAGTCGATGGACACCATGTGGTATATATCGAAGTCAAAAAGTTAAATGAACAATTAGCAGAAGCCGCTGAAGAAGGCGCTTCTTAA
- a CDS encoding MerR family transcriptional regulator, whose amino-acid sequence MTVRRRCSDGAEKKYRIGELAQIAQVTKRTVDYYTNLGLLAPVRSCSNYRYYDEHALKRLQLIVLCKQQRLALSDIKSRLDEQFPSQKEDPDELVHLTSDIDRMNEHMDRILVRCKQLQPEQREKLKEQLTPEKMTAVQSFLLLLS is encoded by the coding sequence GTGACGGTTAGGAGGAGATGTTCAGATGGGGCTGAGAAAAAGTATCGTATTGGTGAACTAGCACAGATTGCACAGGTGACGAAACGAACTGTAGATTATTATACAAATCTAGGTTTGCTTGCGCCTGTTAGATCTTGCTCAAATTATCGTTATTACGATGAACATGCTTTAAAACGATTACAATTAATCGTTCTTTGCAAACAGCAGAGATTGGCTCTTTCTGACATCAAATCCAGATTAGATGAACAATTCCCTTCTCAAAAGGAAGATCCTGATGAACTTGTCCATTTAACCTCTGATATCGATCGGATGAACGAGCATATGGACCGCATTTTGGTACGTTGTAAGCAGCTTCAGCCAGAACAACGAGAAAAATTAAAAGAGCAGCTTACACCTGAAAAGATGACGGCTGTCCAATCATTTTTACTGCTGTTAAGTTAA
- a CDS encoding hemolysin family protein has product MDDIVNLSIVGVLIALTAFFVASEFAIVKVRSSRINQLVAEGSKKAIVAKKVTSRLDEYLSACQLGITVTSLGLGWIGKPAVKELLVRGFGLTNIPDSAISLISATLAFSIITFLHVVVGELAPKTLAIQKAEKMTLWLSGPLHAFYILMFPFIYVLNGSARVLTKMMGIDMGSEKEHSHSEEELKILLSESLKNGEINPSEYNYMNKIFDFDNRIAREIMVPRREICAIPEDMPLDDILSIMTQEKYTRFPVFSGDKDHVIGMLNKKQLFADLVYQGEKDQLKIQDYIYPVIEVIDTIPIQELLVKMQRDRMHLAILTDEYGGTSGLVTTEDILEEIVGDIRDEFDEDEQPVIQKRADHHYVLDGKVRLDEVQDLIEMSYHDEEIDTIGGLILKENIDIREGQSIYLDDIRMKVLEMDGRYVKKIDLKKGVTSSEKGNARTGLDIKEPLLVNEMTLSEK; this is encoded by the coding sequence ATGGACGATATTGTTAATCTGAGTATAGTCGGTGTTTTGATTGCTTTAACAGCTTTCTTTGTTGCATCTGAATTTGCCATAGTAAAGGTGAGAAGTTCAAGAATTAATCAACTTGTTGCCGAAGGGTCCAAAAAGGCCATCGTGGCGAAAAAGGTGACATCAAGGCTAGATGAATATTTGTCAGCCTGTCAGCTCGGTATTACAGTGACATCCCTTGGTTTAGGGTGGATTGGTAAGCCGGCTGTAAAAGAACTTTTGGTTCGAGGTTTCGGTTTGACAAACATTCCTGATTCAGCAATCAGCCTGATCTCAGCAACACTTGCGTTCTCTATTATTACCTTTTTGCATGTAGTTGTCGGTGAGCTTGCACCAAAAACGCTTGCGATTCAAAAGGCGGAAAAAATGACGCTCTGGCTGTCAGGCCCGCTGCATGCATTTTATATCCTGATGTTCCCTTTCATTTATGTGTTAAACGGGTCAGCCCGTGTTCTAACCAAAATGATGGGCATCGATATGGGGTCTGAAAAAGAACATTCCCATTCTGAAGAGGAATTGAAGATTTTATTATCTGAGAGCTTAAAAAATGGGGAAATCAACCCATCAGAATATAATTATATGAACAAGATTTTCGACTTTGATAATCGAATTGCCAGAGAGATCATGGTACCGCGGAGAGAAATTTGTGCAATTCCAGAAGATATGCCGCTAGATGATATCCTCTCCATCATGACGCAGGAAAAGTATACACGCTTTCCCGTGTTTTCAGGGGATAAAGACCATGTCATCGGCATGCTGAACAAAAAGCAGCTCTTTGCAGATCTTGTGTATCAAGGAGAAAAAGATCAACTGAAGATTCAAGATTATATATATCCAGTGATTGAGGTCATTGACACGATTCCTATTCAGGAGCTTCTCGTCAAGATGCAGCGCGATAGAATGCATTTGGCGATTTTAACCGACGAATATGGCGGAACGTCTGGACTTGTCACAACAGAAGATATTTTAGAAGAGATTGTTGGAGATATTCGAGATGAATTCGATGAAGATGAGCAGCCGGTTATTCAAAAAAGAGCCGATCATCATTATGTTTTAGATGGCAAAGTAAGATTAGATGAAGTGCAAGATTTGATCGAAATGTCATATCATGATGAAGAAATTGATACAATAGGCGGGTTAATCTTAAAAGAGAATATTGATATCCGAGAAGGACAATCCATTTATCTTGATGATATTCGGATGAAGGTCTTGGAGATGGATGGACGCTATGTGAAAAAGATCGACCTGAAGAAAGGCGTCACATCATCAGAAAAAGGAAATGCACGCACTGGGCTTGATATAAAAGAGCCGCTGTTAGTAAATGAAATGACCTTGAGCGAAAAATAA
- the crcB gene encoding fluoride efflux transporter CrcB, translated as MIVLYTAVAGGIGSALRFFISQLIQKTKSHARFPYSIILINLLGAAGLGILTGAVTANHPLLMIIGTGFFGGFTTFSTFSVESATMLQQRQIGKLAVYLLMTIIGSFCLFAAFYQIGHHLF; from the coding sequence ATGATCGTTTTATATACAGCTGTTGCCGGCGGGATTGGCAGCGCCCTTCGTTTTTTCATTAGCCAATTAATACAGAAAACCAAGTCTCATGCTCGTTTCCCGTATAGTATTATTCTCATCAACTTATTAGGTGCTGCCGGTTTAGGTATACTGACAGGTGCCGTGACTGCCAATCATCCGCTGCTTATGATCATTGGAACAGGTTTTTTCGGTGGCTTTACAACATTCTCTACGTTTAGTGTAGAGTCTGCGACCATGCTGCAACAGCGGCAAATCGGAAAACTTGCTGTCTACTTATTGATGACGATCATCGGGTCTTTCTGTCTCTTTGCTGCGTTCTATCAAATAGGACATCACCTTTTTTAA
- the crcB gene encoding fluoride efflux transporter CrcB produces MKAYLAVFIGGLLGTLCRYELSQSIVSQTFPYATLIENVTGSLLLGFSTGYFMFQKGKKYLAALIGTGFCGGFTTMSTFSKETVLLLQTGQFTSSVIYILLSVIAGVAAALCGLMMAQRLFHQNKQQRGGR; encoded by the coding sequence ATGAAAGCGTATCTTGCTGTATTTATAGGCGGACTGCTTGGGACACTTTGCAGATATGAACTAAGCCAATCGATTGTCAGCCAAACATTCCCTTATGCAACGCTAATCGAAAACGTAACAGGCAGTCTGCTTCTTGGTTTTTCAACAGGATATTTTATGTTCCAGAAGGGAAAAAAATATCTTGCCGCTTTGATCGGAACAGGATTTTGCGGAGGTTTTACGACAATGTCCACTTTTTCTAAAGAAACGGTTCTTTTATTACAGACTGGGCAATTCACCTCAAGTGTGATCTACATCCTGCTCTCAGTCATTGCCGGAGTAGCCGCTGCCTTATGTGGACTGATGATGGCTCAGCGGCTCTTTCATCAAAATAAGCAGCAGAGAGGAGGCAGATAA
- a CDS encoding glycerophosphodiester phosphodiesterase, which translates to MYIIAHRGSSSAAPENTIAAFDLAVQQGADYIELDVQLTLDQHVVVIHDDTVDRTTNGNGLVKSYTLDQLKKLDAGSWFDQQYTNERIPTLQEVLERYSQRIGILIEIKHPKRQIGIEKAVVDIINRFAYSRHIMIQSFDDHALQRIKAFAPSLRTALIIKPTAFKLAKRKLTAYSSFADCLNMKKTMINRWWIDRIHSFGMDVFIWTVKDQKTADRIKKYPVDGVVTDHPPFFLKEK; encoded by the coding sequence GTGTATATTATTGCGCATAGAGGATCATCAAGCGCTGCCCCAGAAAATACAATTGCCGCGTTTGATTTAGCTGTTCAGCAGGGTGCAGATTATATTGAATTAGATGTACAGCTCACATTGGATCAGCACGTAGTCGTGATCCATGATGATACAGTTGACCGAACGACGAACGGAAACGGTTTAGTCAAAAGCTATACACTTGATCAGCTGAAAAAACTTGACGCAGGAAGCTGGTTTGACCAGCAGTACACGAATGAACGAATTCCAACATTACAAGAAGTTCTTGAGAGATACAGCCAGCGGATCGGGATATTGATCGAGATCAAACACCCAAAACGGCAGATAGGAATTGAAAAGGCAGTTGTCGACATCATCAATCGGTTTGCCTATTCTCGTCATATCATGATTCAATCTTTTGATGATCATGCACTTCAAAGAATCAAAGCTTTCGCCCCTTCTCTTCGAACAGCTTTGATTATAAAGCCTACTGCATTTAAACTGGCGAAAAGAAAGTTAACTGCATACAGCTCGTTTGCTGATTGTCTTAATATGAAGAAAACGATGATCAACAGATGGTGGATAGACCGCATCCACTCATTCGGGATGGATGTGTTTATATGGACTGTGAAAGACCAAAAAACAGCCGATCGGATCAAAAAATATCCCGTTGATGGAGTGGTGACGGATCACCCGCCATTTTTTCTAAAGGAGAAATGA
- a CDS encoding YhdX family protein, whose amino-acid sequence MGKGRIRVEERIKAETDAEMFKATLLDQAQKKK is encoded by the coding sequence TTGGGTAAAGGGAGAATTAGAGTGGAAGAACGTATTAAGGCCGAAACGGATGCTGAAATGTTTAAAGCGACTCTCCTTGATCAGGCTCAGAAGAAAAAGTAG